Within the Halarcobacter mediterraneus genome, the region ATCTGGTGAATATCCTAGTTCTAAAGCTTTTTTCTTTAACTTTTTAAGAAGTAAAATTGATAGATAAAAAACTAATGATGAGTTTTTACAAGCAAGTATATTTTCTAATTTTTCTGGATTTGGAGTTTTACCTTCTACACGTGTTAGAATCATAGTTTGAGAAACACCTGGTATAGTATATTCTATCCCAAGACTAGCAGCAGCACCAAAAGCTGCTGTGATACCTGGTATAACTTCATATTTGATATTTTCTTTTTGTAAAAACTCTATTTGTTTTGCAATAGTTGAGTAAATAGATGGATCACCCGTATGAACTCTTGCTATTACTTTATTTTTATATTTTTCTATAAAGGCAAATATCTCAGGGTATTTCATCCCTTGAGAGTCTTCTATGATAGCTTCATCTTTACACCAAGAAAGTACCTCTTTGGGAACTAAGGAACCAGTATATAAAACTACATCAGCTTTCTGAAGTATCTTTTGGGCTTTTACTGTTACTAAGTCTGGATCCCCTGGACCAGCTCCTATAAAATATATCATTTATTTTGATTCCTTATTTGTATTGTAGAAGATGAAATTATAACAAAGAGTAAATTATTCTCTGATATTAATGGATAAGTTTTAGTATTTGTGGTTAATTTTTACTTTTTATTATATTATAAATTATAAGTAAGATTTGATTTATGGGGACTTACTTATATAAAACTAAATAAAACTACTTTGTTTCCTTTTTTCGTACTCTTTTATTTTTAGAATCATTCCCCTCATATATCTCTAATACATCTTTGATATCCGTAGGTTTAAAAAGTTCATCAAGTTGATCTAAAAGACCAAATTCTCTTACTACTCTTATAAAATTTACCAAAGAGATAGTTCCTTTTTGCTCAAAATTTGAGTAAGTGCTCGCTGAGTTTAGCTCTAGATTTTTACTAAACTCTTTTTGTGTAAGTTTTTGTTTTAGCCTAAGTCTTTTTGCTCGAAGAGCTAAAACCATAGCTACTTCATCATCACTTATAGTCTCAAATTTACTCATGATATTGAGGTTTTTTTTCTTATCAAACTTTTTTTTACTCTCAATCATCTTTTTTAAAAGTTCTGAACTCATCTTAGCTCTCCTTGTAGATCTCTTTTTGATACCTCGTTTAGCACCTGTTCTTTTTTATTTTGTTTTATTTGATATTCTTCTAAAAGTTTAGGTAGTTTTTCCTCTCTTAGCTTTTTCATAAGTTCAAGTTTATCTGATACAAACTCCAAATCTATATCAAACTCTACACAAAGTTGTACCACATCATCTAGAGTTATGGTTGATAGTGCTTTCCCATATAAACTTAGCTGGTGTTCTAGTGTTTGTTTAATTCCTTTAGCAAAAGTGATATCATAAGCAGGAGTTGCTCTCCATTTAAAGCTTTTATCACACATAAATGAAAAGTTTCTAGCATGGTCATCTTGATTTACAAACATATAGTTAAAAAGCATTTGTAGTACCAATTGTGCTAAACTTTTTTTATTTACATTTAGTTTAATAGCAGTTCTTAGAAGTTCTTCATACCCTATAAGTCTTGGTTCATTATAGTCTATTTCTAGTAATCCTGCTAGTGAGTGTACATGGTATCTTGTACCATCATCTTCTATATCAAATCTTTTAGTTACAAAGTGATGTTTACCTTCACTTTCTACCAAATGGCACTCACTCATATTTAGTCCAATATCTTTGGTTAGTAGATAGTATATGTATTCAAGTTTTGAATAAGTAGATTTGTTTTCATCTCCATGGGCTGTATCATCATATTTAATAATAGCTCGCAGAAAACCTTTAGGAATCTTTTCATTTTTTTTTCCTAGGTATATCTCTTTTGTATCAAGGTTTATAGCTGCAACAGCCTTACTTCTAGCACCTCCCACAAAAGAGTGTGCAGATACTAAAAAGGCACTATGTATACTATGGAAGTTTCCACCTTTTTTCAACTCTTTTGCTTTTTCAAACATCTCTTTTAATTGGATAGTTTGTTCATCCTCTTTTTTTAGCTCTTTATTTGGTTTGTAACTTAGTGCACCTAAACCATTATCTCCTATAAAAAGTAGTTTATCAACAATTGTAGGATAAGCTTTTATGGTATCTAAAAAATATTCGTTTAATATCTTTGTTCCAAAGTTTCCCGGTAAACTATCACTAACAAACCCAGGTACTCCTTCTAGGTATTTAAGGTTGCTAGTTTCTCTTTGCGTTGTATTTTTAGATATGCTTATTGGGCTAGCATTATGTGCTTTTTGCTCTATCTGAGATAAAAA harbors:
- a CDS encoding helix-turn-helix domain-containing protein; the encoded protein is MSSELLKKMIESKKKFDKKKNLNIMSKFETISDDEVAMVLALRAKRLRLKQKLTQKEFSKNLELNSASTYSNFEQKGTISLVNFIRVVREFGLLDQLDELFKPTDIKDVLEIYEGNDSKNKRVRKKETK
- the cobM gene encoding precorrin-4 C(11)-methyltransferase, with the translated sequence MIYFIGAGPGDPDLVTVKAQKILQKADVVLYTGSLVPKEVLSWCKDEAIIEDSQGMKYPEIFAFIEKYKNKVIARVHTGDPSIYSTIAKQIEFLQKENIKYEVIPGITAAFGAAASLGIEYTIPGVSQTMILTRVEGKTPNPEKLENILACKNSSLVFYLSILLLKKLKKKALELGYSPDTPCWVVEKATWKEEEIFKGTISDIENQVSHIKGVALILFGDFLKQEETEESHLYVKPLVKELQEKKANNG
- a CDS encoding type II toxin-antitoxin system HipA family toxin, with translation MADIVHIYLFEEHIADLYIQQDKIFLSQIEQKAHNASPISISKNTTQRETSNLKYLEGVPGFVSDSLPGNFGTKILNEYFLDTIKAYPTIVDKLLFIGDNGLGALSYKPNKELKKEDEQTIQLKEMFEKAKELKKGGNFHSIHSAFLVSAHSFVGGARSKAVAAINLDTKEIYLGKKNEKIPKGFLRAIIKYDDTAHGDENKSTYSKLEYIYYLLTKDIGLNMSECHLVESEGKHHFVTKRFDIEDDGTRYHVHSLAGLLEIDYNEPRLIGYEELLRTAIKLNVNKKSLAQLVLQMLFNYMFVNQDDHARNFSFMCDKSFKWRATPAYDITFAKGIKQTLEHQLSLYGKALSTITLDDVVQLCVEFDIDLEFVSDKLELMKKLREEKLPKLLEEYQIKQNKKEQVLNEVSKRDLQGELR